From Onychostoma macrolepis isolate SWU-2019 chromosome 05, ASM1243209v1, whole genome shotgun sequence, one genomic window encodes:
- the LOC131541031 gene encoding selenocysteine insertion sequence-binding protein 2-like isoform X1, protein MEDHLKRAPYKNKTCQSSPEDWFKRRQRSVDNQDDVGPRTHVINSSSHTNKSTDLKTHRSLNDGLNKQTGKILKDNRAEPSSQDKRISRRSTDRGHRGTKPSPNPAERAKSAITCSSAFEMKLADFPELGDIAPSNPTVASLHQEPWVCAGAVMPAERQSSPAPICKYVPKRRTKSAQQVQSSGKCDMASVVTADQDSAVSNPTGSSAQSWANIASQLPRVIQKSLKANTLSEEDLTTQPVEQKTEKKKRKKKKKPKTASENADETLEEHLIQQDPPKFEDEEEFPDLSLAFELKGHSVAQKEGLSLHKGTTPTSSDPKKTQQNSQKKSKVPVKLDLGNMLAVLEEKQQSQKSKQDQRPLTLSVGGALPVVHKEPSVQKKPWLQEKTPHNPLDSTCPLVKKGKQREVPKAKKPTPLKRVILREREERKQNRLLEERDPARVATEAEEKETSNSENPSETSHADHDQHLYTNIDDNPEFVGTEESECDQPGSPSHHKLDDSMSENATLKSWNPNSNPNLPKIHSRKFRDYCNQVLRKDVDECVSSLLKELVRFQDRLYQKDPMKARMKRRLVMGLREVLKHLKLRKVKCVIISPNCERIQSKGGLDEALHTIIDTCRDQGVPFVFALSRKALGRCVNKAVPVSLVGVFNYDGAQDHYHKMIELSAEARKAYEVMIANLETVSHEEQDEQEEQQEVEPSGEPSGTEEPEYMKIWKKMLEKNFNHPFLNFEDQFSSISISSEQMLDDHEGS, encoded by the exons ATGGAGGATcatttaaaaag AGCTCCATATAAAAACAAGACATGCCAGTCATCACCCGAGGACTGGTTCAAGAGAAGGCAGAGGTCAGTTGACAATCAGGATGACGTGGGACCAAGGACGCACGTCATCAACAGCAGCTCTCACACCAACAAGAGCACTGATCTCAAAACCCACCGTAGTCTAAACGATGGTTTAAACAAGCAAACTGGAAAG ATATTGAAGGACAACAGAGCTGAGCCTTCCTCTCAGGACAAAAGAATCAGCAGGAGATCAACAGACAGAG GTCACAGAGGGACCAAACCTTCCCCAAACCCCGCAGAGAGAGCCAAATCGGCCATTACATGTAGTAGCGCATTTGAAATGAAACTTGCTGATTTCCCTGAATTAGGTGATATCGCACCCAGCAACCCTACAGTAGCTTCCCTGCACCAGGAACCATGGGTATGCGCTGGTGCAGTCATGCCAGCAGAGCGTCAGAGTTCACCAGCGCCCATCTGTAAG taTGTACCAAAACGAAGAACCAAGTCGGCACAGCAAGTCCAGTCCAGTGGAAAGTGTGACATGGCATCAGTTGTCACAGCAG ATCAAGACAGTGCAGTATCCAATCCCACTGGATCTTCTGCTCAGTCCTGGGCAAACATTGCTTCTCAGCTTCCCAGAGTCATCCAGAAAAGCCTCAAAGCCAACACGTTGTCTGAG GAGGATTTAACTACACAGCCAGTagaacagaaaacagaaaagaagaagaggaagaaaaagaagaaaccCAAAACAGCATCTGAAAACGCAGATGAGACCTTAGAGGAACATCTGATACAGCAGGATCCTCCAAAGTTTGAG gaTGAAGAGGAGTTTCCAGACCTGTCACTTGCATTT GAACTGAAAGGACATTCAGTAGCACAAAAAGAGGGATTGTCCTTACACAAAGGCACCACACCCACTTCTAGTGACCCTAAGAAAACACAG CAGAATAGTCAGAAGAAGTCAAAAGTTCCTGTAAAGCTTGACCTTGGAAACATGCTGGCCGTTCTTGAGGAGAAGCAACAGTCTCAAAAATCCAAACAAGACCAGCGACCACTAACACTTTCAG TTGGAGGAGCTCTACCTGTAGTCCACAAAGAGCCTTCAGTTCAGAAAAAGCCATGGCTGCAAGAGAAGACACCGCACAACCCGCTGGACTCCACCTGTCCATTAGTGAAGAAGGGAAAACAGCGAGAAGTTCCCAAGGCGAAAAAACCAACACCACTCAAAAGA GTTATTCTTCGGGAGAGAGAGGAAAGGAAACAGAACCGCCTGCTGGAGGAGAGAGACCCGGCCCGAGTGGCCACCGAGGCTGAAGAAAAGGAAACTAGTAATAGTGAGAATCCTTCTGAAACAAGCCATGCTGACCATGACCAACATCTTTACACAA ACATAGATGACAACCCTGAATTCGTTGGAACTGAGGAGTCCGAGTGTGACCAGCCTGGTTCACCATCTCATCACAAGCTGGATGACAGCATGTCGGAAAATGCAACACTAAAATCCTGGAATCCTAACTCCAATCCCAATCTTCCTAAAATCCACAGCAGGAAGTTCAGAGA CTACTGCAACCAAGTGCTTAGAAAAGATGTCGATGAATGTGTGAGCAGCTTACTGAAGGAGCTGGTGAGGTTTCAGGATCGTCTTTATCAGAAAGACCCCATGAAAGCCAGGATGAAGCGCAGGCTGGTCATGGGCCTACGAGAGGTGCTGAAACACCTCAAACTCAGGAAGGTCAAGTGCGTTATCATCTCGCCCAACTGTGAACGTATTCAGTCCAAAG GCGGTCTAGACGAGGCTCTTCACACTATCATCGACACATGCCGGGATCAAGGTGTCCCGTTTGTGTTTGCCTTATCAAGGAAGGCGCTGGGCCGCTGTGTTAATAAAGCTGTGCCTGTTAGCTTGGTGGGCGTCTTTAACTATGATGGCGCACAG GACCACTATCACAAAATGATTGAGTTGTCGGCTGAGGCCAGGAAGGCCTATGAGGTGATGATTGCAAATCTGGAGACTGTATCACATGAAGAACAGGACGAGCAGGAGGAGCAACAGGAGGTGGAGCCGTCAGGAGAACCTTCTGGAACTGAAGAGCCAGAGTACA TGAAAATCTGGAAGAAAATGCTCGAGAAAAATTTCAACCACCCTTTCCTAAATTTTGAGGACCAGTTTTCATCCATTTCCATTAGTTCAGAGCAGATGCTGGATGACCATGAAGGAAGTTGA
- the prlrb gene encoding prolactin receptor b — MWRDAEQALTLIWLLSWTSHGMCHSSPGRPRLTRCRSPEKETFTCWWEPGSTGGLPTSYHLYYRKESSLEVFECPDYHKAGNNSCYFDKRHTSIWIIYNITVVASNALGKAYSESVEVDVMDIVQPHPPENVNLTFIQTKNSPYFLVRWQPPHDADTRSGWVTIKYEVRLKIENSGDEEDSSWESYSAGKQLEFSIYSPQPGANYIVQVRCKLDHGLWSEWSPSAFIRIPDNMSDTQNEVMIIAVTLTAIIFLLTAGVLTVTIKPVKHFLLPPVPEPKISGLDSQLLKSGKSEEIFSALITPGYPQIAQSSDRQVEYLVVSDYDEEMDFDDKAHLESQKGGNRSTDNAQKISQNSIKVSLNNGQDLKTILSEHVHARTISNQLSATSRVLGEPQELLHLNCNGSPVKAQDQNTQMSSSSNCEHASINPAGFTEYVEVDEDQKPQVREDYSMVSDVISDNILVLQDSIPVQGHKEVKCDKTSEAEEMGGVFEPLGYLETLTTFSSES; from the exons ATGtggagagatgcagagcaggcaCTGACTCTGATATGGCTTCTCTCTTGGACCTCACACGGCATGT GTCATTCTTCTCCAGGGAGGCCCAGACTAACAAGATGTCGCTCGCCTGAGAAAGAGACTTTCACTTGCTGGTGGGAGCCTGGATCAACAGGTGGATTGCCCACCAGCTACCACCTGTATTACAGAAAAGAGAG TTCTTTGGAAGTCTTTGAATGTCCGGATTATCATAAGGCGGGAAACAATTCCTGTTATTTTGATAAGCGACATACGTCTATTTGGATCATATACAACATCACAGTGGTGGCCTCCAATGCACTGGGAAAAGCCTATTCGGAATCTGTAGAAGTTGATGTTATGGATATCG TGCAGCCTCACCCTCCAGAGAATGTGAATTTGACTTTCATTCAGACCAAGAACAGCCCCTATTTCCTGGTGCGGTGGCAGCCTCCGCACGACGCAGACACACGTTCAGGTTGGGTAACAATCAAATATGAAGTTCGCTTAAAAATCGAGAACAGCGGAGATGAGGAGGACAGCAGTTGGGAG TCATATAGTGCTGGAAAACAATTGGAGTTTAGCATCTACAGTCCGCAGCCAGGAGCAAATTACATTGTGCAAGTGCGCTGTAAACTAGACCACGGCCTCTGGAGTGAATGGAGCCCCTCTGCCTTCATCCGGATTCCAGACA ATATGTCTGACACACAGAATGAGGTTATGATTATTGCCGTCACGCTAACCGCCATCATTTTCCTGTTGACTGCAGGAGTGCTGACAGTCACGATAAAACC GGTGAAGCATTTTTTACTGCCACCAGTTCCAGAACCGAAAATCAGTGGCTTAGACTCTCAACTCCTTAAG AGTGGGAAGTCTGAGGAGATCTTCAGTGCTCTGATTACTCCAGGATATCCCCAAATAGCCCAGAGTTCAGACCGTCAAGTGGAGTATCTCGTGGTCTCCGACTATGATGAGGAAATGGATTTTGATGACAAAGCTCATCTTGAGAGCCAAAAGGGGGGAAATCGTTCCACAGATAATGCACAAAAGATCTCTCAAAACAGCATCAAGGTCTCATTGAACAATGGTCAGGATCTAAAAACAATACTGAGCGAACACGTCCACGCTAGGACCATCTCCAATCAGCTAAGTGCCACCAGCAGGGTCCTTGGAGAGCCTCAAGAATTACTTCACCTTAATTGCAATGGCTCACCAGTAAAAGCTCAGGACCAAAACACTCAAATGAGCTCCAGTAGTAATTGTGAGCATGCCAGCATCAACCCTGCTGGATTTACGGAGTACGTTGAGGTTGACGAAGACCAGAAACCTCAGGTCAGGGAGGACTACAGTATGGTCAGTGACGTTATCAGTGATAACATCCTCGTACTACAAGACAGCATCCCTGTACAGGGACACAAAGAGGTCAAATGTGACAAAACTTCTGAAGCTGAGGAAATGGGAGGGGTTTTCGAACCTCTGGGATACTTGGAAACCCTGACAACATTTTCAAGTGAATCTTGA
- the LOC131541031 gene encoding selenocysteine insertion sequence-binding protein 2-like isoform X2 has protein sequence MEDHLKRAPYKNKTCQSSPEDWFKRRQRSVDNQDDVGPRTHVINSSSHTNKSTDLKTHRSLNDGLNKQTGKILKDNRAEPSSQDKRISRRSTDRGHRGTKPSPNPAERAKSAITCSSAFEMKLADFPELGDIAPSNPTVASLHQEPWVCAGAVMPAERQSSPAPICKYVPKRRTKSAQQVQSSGKCDMASVVTADQDSAVSNPTGSSAQSWANIASQLPRVIQKSLKANTLSEEDLTTQPVEQKTEKKKRKKKKKPKTASENADETLEEHLIQQDPPKFEDEEEFPDLSLAFELKGHSVAQKEGLSLHKGTTPTSSDPKKTQNSQKKSKVPVKLDLGNMLAVLEEKQQSQKSKQDQRPLTLSVGGALPVVHKEPSVQKKPWLQEKTPHNPLDSTCPLVKKGKQREVPKAKKPTPLKRVILREREERKQNRLLEERDPARVATEAEEKETSNSENPSETSHADHDQHLYTNIDDNPEFVGTEESECDQPGSPSHHKLDDSMSENATLKSWNPNSNPNLPKIHSRKFRDYCNQVLRKDVDECVSSLLKELVRFQDRLYQKDPMKARMKRRLVMGLREVLKHLKLRKVKCVIISPNCERIQSKGGLDEALHTIIDTCRDQGVPFVFALSRKALGRCVNKAVPVSLVGVFNYDGAQDHYHKMIELSAEARKAYEVMIANLETVSHEEQDEQEEQQEVEPSGEPSGTEEPEYMKIWKKMLEKNFNHPFLNFEDQFSSISISSEQMLDDHEGS, from the exons ATGGAGGATcatttaaaaag AGCTCCATATAAAAACAAGACATGCCAGTCATCACCCGAGGACTGGTTCAAGAGAAGGCAGAGGTCAGTTGACAATCAGGATGACGTGGGACCAAGGACGCACGTCATCAACAGCAGCTCTCACACCAACAAGAGCACTGATCTCAAAACCCACCGTAGTCTAAACGATGGTTTAAACAAGCAAACTGGAAAG ATATTGAAGGACAACAGAGCTGAGCCTTCCTCTCAGGACAAAAGAATCAGCAGGAGATCAACAGACAGAG GTCACAGAGGGACCAAACCTTCCCCAAACCCCGCAGAGAGAGCCAAATCGGCCATTACATGTAGTAGCGCATTTGAAATGAAACTTGCTGATTTCCCTGAATTAGGTGATATCGCACCCAGCAACCCTACAGTAGCTTCCCTGCACCAGGAACCATGGGTATGCGCTGGTGCAGTCATGCCAGCAGAGCGTCAGAGTTCACCAGCGCCCATCTGTAAG taTGTACCAAAACGAAGAACCAAGTCGGCACAGCAAGTCCAGTCCAGTGGAAAGTGTGACATGGCATCAGTTGTCACAGCAG ATCAAGACAGTGCAGTATCCAATCCCACTGGATCTTCTGCTCAGTCCTGGGCAAACATTGCTTCTCAGCTTCCCAGAGTCATCCAGAAAAGCCTCAAAGCCAACACGTTGTCTGAG GAGGATTTAACTACACAGCCAGTagaacagaaaacagaaaagaagaagaggaagaaaaagaagaaaccCAAAACAGCATCTGAAAACGCAGATGAGACCTTAGAGGAACATCTGATACAGCAGGATCCTCCAAAGTTTGAG gaTGAAGAGGAGTTTCCAGACCTGTCACTTGCATTT GAACTGAAAGGACATTCAGTAGCACAAAAAGAGGGATTGTCCTTACACAAAGGCACCACACCCACTTCTAGTGACCCTAAGAAAACACAG AATAGTCAGAAGAAGTCAAAAGTTCCTGTAAAGCTTGACCTTGGAAACATGCTGGCCGTTCTTGAGGAGAAGCAACAGTCTCAAAAATCCAAACAAGACCAGCGACCACTAACACTTTCAG TTGGAGGAGCTCTACCTGTAGTCCACAAAGAGCCTTCAGTTCAGAAAAAGCCATGGCTGCAAGAGAAGACACCGCACAACCCGCTGGACTCCACCTGTCCATTAGTGAAGAAGGGAAAACAGCGAGAAGTTCCCAAGGCGAAAAAACCAACACCACTCAAAAGA GTTATTCTTCGGGAGAGAGAGGAAAGGAAACAGAACCGCCTGCTGGAGGAGAGAGACCCGGCCCGAGTGGCCACCGAGGCTGAAGAAAAGGAAACTAGTAATAGTGAGAATCCTTCTGAAACAAGCCATGCTGACCATGACCAACATCTTTACACAA ACATAGATGACAACCCTGAATTCGTTGGAACTGAGGAGTCCGAGTGTGACCAGCCTGGTTCACCATCTCATCACAAGCTGGATGACAGCATGTCGGAAAATGCAACACTAAAATCCTGGAATCCTAACTCCAATCCCAATCTTCCTAAAATCCACAGCAGGAAGTTCAGAGA CTACTGCAACCAAGTGCTTAGAAAAGATGTCGATGAATGTGTGAGCAGCTTACTGAAGGAGCTGGTGAGGTTTCAGGATCGTCTTTATCAGAAAGACCCCATGAAAGCCAGGATGAAGCGCAGGCTGGTCATGGGCCTACGAGAGGTGCTGAAACACCTCAAACTCAGGAAGGTCAAGTGCGTTATCATCTCGCCCAACTGTGAACGTATTCAGTCCAAAG GCGGTCTAGACGAGGCTCTTCACACTATCATCGACACATGCCGGGATCAAGGTGTCCCGTTTGTGTTTGCCTTATCAAGGAAGGCGCTGGGCCGCTGTGTTAATAAAGCTGTGCCTGTTAGCTTGGTGGGCGTCTTTAACTATGATGGCGCACAG GACCACTATCACAAAATGATTGAGTTGTCGGCTGAGGCCAGGAAGGCCTATGAGGTGATGATTGCAAATCTGGAGACTGTATCACATGAAGAACAGGACGAGCAGGAGGAGCAACAGGAGGTGGAGCCGTCAGGAGAACCTTCTGGAACTGAAGAGCCAGAGTACA TGAAAATCTGGAAGAAAATGCTCGAGAAAAATTTCAACCACCCTTTCCTAAATTTTGAGGACCAGTTTTCATCCATTTCCATTAGTTCAGAGCAGATGCTGGATGACCATGAAGGAAGTTGA
- the mfsd10 gene encoding major facilitator superfamily domain-containing protein 10 — protein sequence MAGDKTTSEDVHSSRVIRVVFFALLLDLLGFTLILPLLPSILDHYSQTGDSVYQSLQSVVDWFRGVVGVPMETKYNSVLFGGLIGSLYSLLQFLSSPITGALSDDYGRKPLLLLTTVGLMASYILWAFSHSFAIFLLSRVVGGICKGNVSLCTAIVADLPCPKARNKGMAMIGVAFSLGFTLGPLMGAYFALRHKDAEVFYQGPAMLAVLFSLADLLFIFFVLPETLQKGTSGSSGIQQSGDLLHPVALFNFTAVKRTENPPSEQKMQNLKVLGLIYFTYLFLFSGLEFTLSFLTHQRFQFSSMQQGKMFFFIGITMAVIQGGYARRIKPGHQIQTVSVAIISLIPAFLLIGIAWNLTLLYSGLFLYSFAAAIVVPCLSTQVSGHGSASQKGTVMGILRSLGALARALGPIVASSVYWLAGAELCFIISSAFFIVPLILLSRLGRQKDE from the exons ATGGCAGGTGACAAAACTACATCTGAGGATGTGCACTCTTCCAGAGTCATCAGGGTGGTTTTCTTTGCATTGCTTCTTGACTTGCTGGGTTTCACATTAATTCTTCCCCTGCTCCCCTCCATCTTGGACCACTACAGTCAAACTGGG GACAGTGTGTATCAGTCATTACAGAGCGTAGTGGACTGGTTCAGAGGGGTGGTTGGAGTTCCTATGGAAACGAAATACAACAGTGTTCTTTTTGGAG GTCTGATAGGCTCTCTCTACAGTTTGCTGCAATTTCTGTCATCACCCATTACTGGGGCTCTTTCAGATGATTATGGAAGAAAACCACTGCTGCTGCTAACAACT GTAGGTCTCATGGCATCCTACATTCTGTGGGCTTTCTCTCACAGTTTTGCCATTTTTCTGCTGTCTCGAGTGGTTGGAGGAATTTGTAAAGGTAATGTCAGCCTGTGCACTGCTATTGTGGCGGACCTGCCTTGCCCTAAAGCAAGAAACAAGGGAATG GCAATGATTGGTGTTGCTTTCTCCTTGGGGTTCACATTGGGTCCATTAATGGGAGCATACTTTGCTCTGAGACACAAAGACGCTGAGGTGTTTTATCAAGGCCCTGCCATGCTGGCTGTCCTTTTTTCTTTAGCAGAcctgctttttattttcttcgTGCTGCCAGAAACTTTACAAAAG GGGACATCAGGGTCTTCAGGTATTCAACAATCTGGAGATCTTCTTCACCCTGTTGCACTTTTCAATTTCACTGCTGTGAAAAGAACAGAGAATCCACCATCTGAACAAA AAATGCAAAATCTTAAGGTACTTGGATTGATTTACTTCACATATCTGTTTCTGTTCTCTGGGTTGGAATTCACTTTGAGTTTTCTGACACATCAGCGCTTCCAATTTTCCAG CATGCAGCAGGGGAAGATGTTCTTTTTCATCGGCATTACCATGGCAGTGATCCAGGGCGGATATGCCCGCAGGATCAAACCAGGTCATCAGATCCAGACTGTTAGCGTG GCAATTATATCACTTATACCAGCGTTCTTGCTCATTGGAATAGCATGGAATTTGACACTACTTTATTCTGGCTTATTTTTGTACTCTTTTG CTGCTGCTATTGTTGTTCCATGCCTTTCAACACAAGTGTCTGGACACg GCTCAGCCAGTCAGAAGGGAACGGTAATGGGAATCCTTCGGAGTCTTGGAGCTTTAGCTCGAGCACTGGGCCCTATTGTGGCTTCTTCAG tgtaCTGGTTGGCTGGAGCAGAATTATGTTTTATAATCAGTTCAGCGTTCTTTATAGTCCCTCTGATTTTACTGAGTCGGCTGGGGAGACAGAAGGACGAATGA